From a single Sphaeramia orbicularis chromosome 4, fSphaOr1.1, whole genome shotgun sequence genomic region:
- the fam174c gene encoding protein FAM174C has product MSLFGVVLALLLSACGSFAAAPENVTQSVVHGPAARNSTAQPPGTVSTGTRAANGTVKGLDRGDFGVTSSMMQRALYVLIGITAVGVLYFLVRAVRLKKPVHKKKYGLLSNYDETLDMDGDDSEEDDTLYEARSLRR; this is encoded by the exons ATGTCACTTTTCGGAGTCGTGCTCGCGCTCCTTCTGTCCGCGTGCGGGAGTTTTGCGGCCGCGCCGGAAAACGTCACGCAGTCTGTGGTCCACGGACCCGCGGCCAGGAACTCCACGGCCCAACCCCCCGGGACCGTGTCCACCGGGACCCGGGCCGCTAACGGAACCGTCAAAGGCCTGGACAGGGGGGACTTCGGCGTGACCAGCTCCATGATGCAGCGCGCGCTCTACGTCCTGATCGGCATCACCGCAGTGGGGGTGCTCTACTTCCTGGTCCGGGCTGTTCG gctGAAGAAACCCGTCCACAAGAAGAAGTACGGCCTGTTGTCCAACTACGACGAGACTCTGGACATGGACGGGGACGACAGCGAGGAGGACGACACACTGTACGAAGCCCGAAGCCTccgaag ATGA
- the LOC115417668 gene encoding interferon-induced protein with tetratricopeptide repeats 1B-like, whose amino-acid sequence MMSADPSSVESRLEVLECHFTWDLDPNRPYLFSLRDKLRDIGTEDGNVWSGHIYNLQGYIHHQLDLVQEALRFFTRAAETFRQTRTSDSDEGPWLVVNYGNLAWLYHHLGDRAQSESYLSKVDSLKAKYPRPSQDRLHPEVGAEKAWTLMKFSKDKKLLAVDLFEEAVTVEPDRAEWCTSQVLALASAHKHSDAALDDDILDKMKMAKEQDPENLYLAVLYLSQRAKKEEDVKDEARELAAKILLNPVGSYSGIKAVLRLYRRCVSDDEAIDLAEEALRKHPDNRYLKRCAALCYKWKIMSHKGGIVDQSTIDRGVGLLTEVIHLYPDSSLVKELDLADVYAKSNHSVPEADRIYKNLLQNVGSLEPVDKQMLYHHYAKYLFFDREQNGKSITYLMKAAAIPLESFYRRDSIKNLEKIRGRCRNKRCKEIEEFLDRLPEL is encoded by the exons ATGATGAG TGCAGATCCATCGTCAGTGGAGTCCAGACTGGAGGTCCTGGAGTGTCACTTCACCTGGGATCTGGACCCAAACAGACCCTACCTCTTCAGCCTCAGAGACAAGCTGAGGGACATCGGTACCGAGGACGGGAACGTGTGGTCGGGCCACATTTACAACCTTCAGGGCTACATCCACCACCAGCTGGACCTGGTCCAAGAGGCCCTGCGGTTCTTCACCAGAGCTGCAGAGACCTTTCGTCAGACCAGAACCAGCGACTCTGATGAGGGGCCCTGGTTGGTGGTGAACTACGGGAACCTGGCCTGGCTGTACCATCACCTGGGAGACCGAGCACAAAGTGAGTCTTACCTGTCGAAGGTGGACTCCCTCAAGGCTAAATATCCACGTCCGTCGCAGGACCGGCTCCACCCGGAGGTCGGTGCGGAAAAAGCCTGGACCCTGATGAAGTTCAGTAAAGACAAGAAGCTTCTGGCTGTGGATTTGTTTGAGGAGGCCGTCACGGTGGAGCCGGACCGGGCGGAGTGGTGCACCAGCCAGGTGTTAGCTTTAGCGAGCGCTCACAAACACAGCGACGCGGCGCTGGACGACGACATCCTGGACAAAATGAAGATGGCCAAAGAACAAGACCCTGAGAACCTGTACCTCGCCGTTCTGTATCTGAGTCAACGCGCCAAGAAAGAAGAAGACGTGAAGGACGAGGCTCGTGAACTGGCAGCCAAGATACTGTTGAACCCCGTCGGCAGCTACAGCGGAATTAAGGCCGTTCTGAGGCTTTACAGACGATGTGTGTCCGATGACGAAGCCATCGATTTGGCCGAAGAGGCTCTGCGAAAACATCCCGATAACCGTTACCTGAAGAGATGTGCGGCGCTCTGTTATAAATGGAAGATCATGTCCCACAAGGGTGGCATCGTAGACCAAAGCACCATAGACAGAGGAGTCGGTCTGCTCACAGAGGTCATCCATCTTTACCCCGATTCGTCTCTGGTCAAAGAACTGGACCTGGCCGACGTTTACGCAAAATCAAACCACAGTGTTCCCGAAGCCGACCGGATCTACAAGAACCTTCTGCAGAATGTTGGATCTCTGGAACCTGTAGACAAACAGATGCTGTACCACCACTATGCGAAGTATCTGTTTTTTGACCGAGAACAAAACGGCAAATCCATCACGTATCTGATGAAGGCAGCAGCGATCCCACTGGAATCCTTTTACAGACGAGACAGCATCAAAAACTTAGAGAAGATCCGAGGGAGATGCCGGAACAAACGGTGCAAAGAGATCGAAGAGTTTCTGGATCGGCTTCCGGAACTGTAG
- the LOC115417672 gene encoding sporozoite surface protein 2-like produces MTDKRTRPIRQSQEREAVPEEDGDRVSQGPEPLGPSEPLEPLKPLGPSEPFEPLKPLGPSEPLEPSEPLGPLEPSEPLEPSEPLGPSGPLEPSEPLEPSEHLGPLEPSEPLGPSEHLGPLEPSEPLEPSEHLGPLEPSEPLEPSEHLGPLEPSEPLGPSEPLGPLEPSEPLEPSEHLGPLEPSEPLGPLEPSEPLEPSEPLGPLEPSEPLEPSEHLGPLEPSEPLGPSEHLGPLEPSKPLEPSEHLGPLEPSEPLEPSEPLEPSEHLGPLEPSEPLEPSEHLGPLEPSEPLGPSEPLEPSEHLGPLEPSEPLEPSEPLGPSEPLGPSEPSEPEDVSVQ; encoded by the exons ATGACTGATAAAAGGACTCGGCCAATCAGACAGTCCCAGGAACGAGAGGCGGTCCCAGAGGAGGACGGAGATCGGGTGTCACAGGGACCAGAACCTTTAGGACCATCAGAACCTTTGGAACCATTAAAACCTTTAGGACCATCAGAACCTTTCGAACCATTAAAACCTTTAGGACCATCAGAACCTTtagaaccatcagaacctttaggacctttagaaccatcagaacctttagaaccatcagaacctttaGGACCATCAGGACCTTtagaaccatcagaacctttaGAACCATCAGAACATTTGGGACCTTtagaaccatcagaacctttaGGACCATCAGAACATTTAGGACCTTtagaaccatcagaacctttaGAACCATCAGAACATTTAGGACCTTtagaaccatcagaacctttaGAACCATCAGAACATTTAGGACCTTtagaaccatcagaacctttaggaccatcagaacctttaggacctttagaaccatcagaacctttaGAACCATCAGAACATTTAGGACCTTtagaaccatcagaacctttaggacctttagaaccatcagaacctttagaaccatcagaacctttaggacctttagaaccatcagaacctttaGAACCATCAGAACATTTGGGACCTTtagaaccatcagaacctttaGGACCATCAGAACATTTAGGACCTTTAGAACCATCAAAACCTTTAGAACCATCAGAACATTTAGGACCTTtagaaccatcagaacctttagaaccatcagaacctttaGAACCATCAGAACATTTAGGACCTTtagaaccatcagaacctttaGAACCATCAGAACATTTAGGACCTTtagaaccatcagaacctttaGGACCATCAGAACCTTTAGAACCATCAGAACATTTAGGACCTTtagaaccatcagaacctttagaaccatcagaacctttaGGACCATCAGAAC ctttaggaccgtcagaaccatcagaaccagagGACGTTAGTGTTCAATGA